In a single window of the Thermodesulfobacteriota bacterium genome:
- a CDS encoding ABC transporter substrate-binding protein: protein MKKTVLALAVGLVLLTVWGGMVYAETEEIRIGCLFAVTGKAAWLGEPEKKTAEMLADEINAAGGINGRKIKLIIEDDQADNTRAVTAVKKLIEKDKVCAIIGPSVTGTTMAIIPIMQEAKIPLVSCAAAAAIVEPVAERYWIFKTPQKDSDAVRRIYEHMISKGIKDVGLITATSGFGDAGRTQLKALAAEYKINLVADETYAPTDTDMTAQLVNIRKANAQAVINWSIEPAQAIVPKNMKQLNLTIPLYQSHGFGNIKYAEAAGEAGEGIIFPAGRLLAVDTLAADHPQKAVLTEYKTKYEAKFNEPVSTFGGHAFDALHIVVNALKKVGDDPAKLRDAIETTEFTGTGGAFKMSAQDHSGLDKNAFEMLTVKGGKFVVLED, encoded by the coding sequence ATGAAAAAAACAGTTCTGGCATTGGCAGTAGGATTGGTTCTTTTAACCGTTTGGGGTGGAATGGTTTATGCCGAAACCGAAGAAATCCGGATCGGCTGCCTGTTTGCCGTGACCGGCAAAGCGGCCTGGCTGGGTGAACCGGAAAAGAAAACCGCCGAAATGCTGGCCGATGAAATCAACGCCGCTGGTGGCATTAACGGCCGCAAGATCAAACTCATCATTGAAGACGATCAGGCCGACAATACCCGGGCGGTCACCGCCGTCAAGAAGCTGATCGAGAAGGACAAGGTCTGCGCCATCATCGGACCGTCGGTTACCGGCACCACCATGGCCATTATCCCGATCATGCAGGAAGCCAAGATTCCGCTGGTCTCCTGTGCCGCCGCCGCCGCCATTGTTGAACCCGTGGCGGAAAGATACTGGATTTTCAAGACCCCCCAGAAGGACAGCGACGCCGTCCGCCGGATTTACGAGCACATGATCTCCAAGGGCATCAAGGACGTGGGCCTGATCACCGCCACCAGCGGCTTTGGCGATGCCGGCCGCACCCAGCTCAAGGCCCTGGCCGCGGAATACAAGATCAATCTCGTGGCCGACGAAACCTACGCGCCCACCGACACGGACATGACCGCCCAGCTGGTCAACATCCGTAAAGCCAATGCCCAGGCCGTCATCAACTGGTCCATCGAGCCGGCCCAGGCCATTGTTCCCAAAAACATGAAACAGCTGAATCTGACGATCCCGCTGTATCAGAGCCACGGCTTCGGTAACATCAAATACGCGGAAGCAGCCGGCGAAGCCGGCGAAGGAATTATTTTCCCGGCCGGCCGGCTCCTGGCTGTCGATACCCTGGCCGCCGATCATCCCCAGAAGGCGGTTCTGACCGAATACAAAACCAAATATGAAGCCAAGTTCAACGAGCCGGTCAGCACCTTCGGCGGACATGCCTTTGACGCCCTGCACATTGTCGTCAACGCCCTCAAGAAAGTCGGCGATGACCCGGCCAAACTGCGCGACGCCATTGAAACCACCGAGTTCACGGGCACCGGCGGCGCGTTCAAGATGTCGGCCCAGGATCACAGCGGGCTGGACAAGAACGCCTTTGAAATGCTGACCGTCAAGGGTGGAAAGTTCGTGGTGCTGGAAGACTGA
- a CDS encoding ACT domain-containing protein has protein sequence MTAHNRITQLSVFLENRSGRIAHIATALGEAGVNIRAMALADSSDFGILRLIVNDNEKALAALKERGFIVKQNEVVAVQVPDEAGALGRTLAGIEEQGLNIEYLYAFIEKPGESAMLIFRFDDVDRAIALLKGANIRMLE, from the coding sequence TTGACTGCCCACAACAGGATTACCCAGCTTTCCGTGTTTCTGGAAAACCGGTCCGGCCGGATCGCCCATATTGCCACCGCGCTGGGAGAGGCCGGTGTGAATATCCGGGCCATGGCCCTGGCGGACAGCTCCGATTTCGGTATTCTCCGACTGATAGTGAACGACAACGAAAAAGCCCTGGCCGCATTGAAGGAGCGGGGCTTTATCGTCAAGCAGAACGAAGTGGTGGCCGTGCAGGTTCCGGATGAGGCCGGGGCCCTGGGCCGGACCTTGGCCGGGATCGAGGAGCAGGGCCTGAATATCGAGTACCTGTACGCGTTCATCGAAAAGCCGGGGGAATCGGCCATGCTGATTTTCCGCTTTGACGACGTGGATCGGGCCATCGCGCTTCTCAAGGGAGCCAACATCCGGATGCTGGAGTAA
- a CDS encoding 2-hydroxyacyl-CoA dehydratase family protein gives MRAEVKEYNFDWMMNRGVAAASLAADGTVKERDLLLRYVPYFKGPLEAILGEGEPGAEFLKMMAKFFDNLLTAHQKGKKIAATTFCFSPAILYAVDAVPVTFEILTALASMMWKRGAFDYLDFACEAGLTETSCSSQRGAIGAYFAGLGEEPDFMVCDTPGVCDTNANAFAFASNYLNKPFFQLNYPQRLNDGRTSQYHIDDFKALITFLEEQTGNKMDYDRLKRVLLEVEKQDTIIADMEDMQMAVPSPVPPLYNMFIYAGRFICSGLPEYTTALEKMRTAVRRNLENGICGLKSGVEKKRLFMCYIDHYTVDMTFWKWLDYKGLSHLGSILSKTFMEGTGYTKDIDGSAYKMDTSSEEAMLNSIAQLNARLPMVRSIRGPYDQPNMWLDETLAVARAYKADCIIYNGTPGCRNTWGMVKPFARDLEKMGYPTFIMYDDAFDDRVESWENTRARLEEFFTVRGLL, from the coding sequence ATGAGAGCGGAAGTAAAGGAATATAATTTTGACTGGATGATGAACCGCGGCGTCGCGGCGGCTTCTCTGGCCGCGGACGGTACGGTCAAGGAAAGGGATCTTTTGCTGCGGTATGTGCCCTACTTCAAAGGCCCCCTGGAGGCCATTCTGGGGGAAGGCGAGCCGGGCGCGGAGTTTCTGAAAATGATGGCCAAATTCTTCGATAACCTGCTGACGGCCCACCAGAAAGGGAAAAAAATCGCCGCCACCACCTTTTGCTTTTCCCCGGCGATCCTTTATGCCGTGGACGCCGTGCCGGTGACCTTTGAAATCCTCACCGCCCTGGCCAGCATGATGTGGAAACGCGGCGCCTTCGACTACCTGGATTTCGCCTGCGAGGCCGGCCTGACGGAAACCTCCTGTTCCTCGCAGAGAGGCGCCATCGGCGCCTATTTCGCGGGGCTGGGAGAAGAACCCGACTTCATGGTCTGCGACACGCCCGGCGTCTGCGACACCAACGCCAATGCCTTTGCCTTTGCCTCCAACTACCTCAACAAACCCTTCTTCCAGCTCAACTATCCCCAGCGACTCAATGACGGCCGCACCAGCCAGTATCATATCGACGATTTCAAGGCGCTGATCACGTTCCTGGAGGAGCAGACCGGCAACAAGATGGATTACGACCGGCTCAAACGCGTTCTCCTGGAAGTGGAAAAGCAGGACACCATCATCGCCGACATGGAAGACATGCAGATGGCCGTTCCCAGTCCGGTGCCGCCCCTGTACAACATGTTCATCTACGCCGGCCGCTTCATCTGCTCCGGCCTGCCCGAGTACACCACGGCCCTTGAAAAAATGCGGACTGCCGTCCGGCGGAACCTGGAGAACGGAATCTGCGGCCTGAAATCAGGGGTCGAGAAAAAGCGGTTGTTCATGTGTTATATCGATCACTACACCGTGGACATGACCTTCTGGAAATGGCTCGACTACAAAGGACTCTCTCACCTGGGTTCCATCCTGTCCAAAACCTTCATGGAAGGCACGGGCTATACCAAAGACATCGACGGGTCGGCCTATAAAATGGACACCAGTTCCGAGGAGGCCATGCTCAACAGCATCGCCCAGCTCAACGCCCGCCTGCCCATGGTCCGTTCCATCCGCGGTCCTTATGACCAGCCCAACATGTGGCTGGACGAAACCCTGGCCGTGGCCCGGGCCTACAAGGCGGATTGCATCATCTACAACGGCACGCCGGGCTGCCGCAACACCTGGGGCATGGTCAAACCGTTTGCCCGGGATCTTGAAAAAATGGGATATCCGACTTTTATCATGTATGACGACGCTTTTGACGATCGGGTGGAATCGTGGGAAAACACCAGAGCCCGGCTGGAAGAATTTTTTACCGTAAGGGGGTTGCTATGA
- a CDS encoding GntR family transcriptional regulator produces MAAQSLPEQIADHIREKIIRFELKPGENIREAQLAADLQVSRSPVREALKLLEKQRLVEQTPRKGTKVTGLSSEYITSLYNITGALIMLAAKECTEKSTPEDLRKINQTVLDAADAVRRKDIHAYYTAFFDFSLACLKAARDPLLEEMILDLLPGVRRMQYLTFTLRRESLYENLAVIERGNGYLQQGNSNMAVETVFEYITKEKEVALKTLETGLQIIKDLPVSTVREPAVKSNEHREQL; encoded by the coding sequence ATGGCCGCACAAAGTTTGCCGGAACAGATTGCCGACCACATCCGGGAAAAAATCATCCGGTTTGAGCTCAAACCGGGCGAAAACATTCGTGAAGCGCAACTGGCCGCCGATCTCCAGGTCAGCCGCAGCCCGGTCCGCGAGGCACTGAAGTTACTGGAAAAGCAGCGGCTGGTGGAACAGACCCCGCGCAAGGGAACCAAGGTCACCGGCCTTTCCAGTGAATACATCACCTCTCTTTACAATATTACCGGCGCCCTGATTATGCTGGCCGCCAAAGAGTGTACGGAAAAAAGCACACCGGAGGACCTGCGAAAGATCAACCAGACCGTCCTTGACGCGGCCGACGCCGTGCGCCGTAAGGATATTCACGCTTATTACACGGCCTTTTTCGATTTCAGCCTGGCCTGTCTGAAGGCCGCCCGGGACCCGCTGCTGGAGGAAATGATTCTGGATCTGCTGCCGGGTGTCCGCCGCATGCAATATCTGACGTTTACGCTGCGTAGAGAAAGCCTGTATGAAAACCTGGCGGTTATCGAAAGAGGCAACGGCTATCTGCAGCAGGGAAACAGCAACATGGCCGTGGAAACGGTTTTTGAATACATCACCAAGGAAAAAGAGGTCGCCCTGAAAACACTGGAAACCGGACTTCAGATTATCAAGGACCTGCCGGTCAGCACCGTCAGGGAACCTGCCGTCAAATCAAACGAACACCGGGAGCAATTATAA
- a CDS encoding acyl-CoA dehydratase activase, which produces MSIVAGCDVGSLTSKAVIMNGQKIIGSAIIRSKARPEESAMAAMDEALGSAAKAAAMDKPLAAAGTTLNQIAYSVGTGYGRDKIPFINETRSEIACHGKGARWMVPTVRTVIDIGGQDCKAIKLNDAGEVENFITNDKCASGTGRFLEVMADVLNVGIHELGEMSARARSPIMLASTCTVWAQADVIKYLNSGYLLEDIGAGINSAMAKRVAILANTIKVEKEICMTGGVAKNSGVVATLEKILGHRIRKIRRADPQLAGAIGAAVFAFEKLNGQQGEKI; this is translated from the coding sequence ATGAGTATTGTCGCCGGATGCGATGTCGGTTCGCTGACATCCAAGGCCGTTATCATGAACGGCCAGAAAATTATCGGATCAGCTATCATCCGCTCCAAGGCCCGGCCCGAGGAGTCGGCCATGGCGGCCATGGATGAGGCCCTGGGGTCGGCCGCAAAGGCGGCGGCCATGGACAAACCCCTGGCGGCGGCCGGGACAACACTGAACCAGATCGCCTATTCCGTCGGTACCGGATACGGCCGGGATAAAATACCCTTCATCAACGAAACCCGCTCGGAAATCGCCTGCCACGGCAAAGGCGCCCGCTGGATGGTGCCGACGGTGAGAACCGTGATCGACATCGGCGGTCAGGACTGCAAGGCCATCAAGTTAAATGACGCCGGCGAAGTGGAAAATTTCATCACCAACGACAAATGCGCCTCGGGCACCGGCCGCTTTCTGGAGGTCATGGCCGATGTCCTGAATGTGGGCATCCATGAGCTGGGAGAAATGTCCGCCCGGGCGCGTTCCCCGATCATGCTGGCCTCCACCTGTACGGTCTGGGCCCAGGCGGATGTCATCAAGTACCTGAACTCGGGGTACCTGCTGGAAGATATCGGCGCCGGCATCAACAGCGCCATGGCCAAGCGGGTGGCCATCCTGGCCAACACCATCAAGGTGGAAAAAGAGATCTGCATGACCGGCGGCGTGGCCAAAAACAGCGGCGTGGTCGCCACCCTGGAAAAGATTCTCGGGCACCGCATCCGGAAAATCAGGCGGGCCGATCCCCAACTGGCGGGCGCCATTGGAGCGGCGGTATTCGCGTTTGAAAAACTCAATGGGCAGCAGGGAGAAAAGATATGA
- a CDS encoding 2-hydroxyacyl-CoA dehydratase family protein yields MFDSFYEATTTIFNQSIQAWKESGKKVVGYTCSYVPAEIFFAADILPVRIRGIETEGMDIGDAYFGPFICSFPKCILQLAGKGKYRFLDGAIITPGCDAMRRLDECWRKAGEDYQGIVPPFFYYFDVPHKTLPHGMKWFQEEIRYLIDFVQKHFGLSISDEALRKAIALYNQGRQMLRELEEIRTRADVPITGTEAFAVTVAGTVMPRDVYTEKLGRLLESLKTRPPVSAGKKRLMVIGSISDDIEIVELIEKNPNALVVAENLCFGVRYEGNLVAETGDPVMAMAESYLGECTCPRMFGKYPERLEILKEKIAAAAIDGVIMQNIRFCDLHGSEHGLLERDLEKAGIPCLKIEREYGPLTDTGRMQMRIQAFLERISK; encoded by the coding sequence ATGTTTGATTCTTTTTACGAGGCCACGACCACCATTTTCAACCAGTCGATTCAGGCCTGGAAGGAAAGCGGTAAAAAAGTCGTCGGCTACACCTGTTCCTATGTGCCGGCGGAAATTTTCTTCGCCGCCGATATTCTGCCGGTCCGCATCCGGGGCATTGAAACCGAAGGCATGGATATCGGCGACGCCTACTTCGGCCCCTTTATCTGCTCTTTTCCCAAATGCATCCTGCAGCTGGCCGGCAAGGGCAAATACCGCTTTCTGGACGGCGCCATCATTACCCCCGGCTGCGACGCCATGCGCCGGCTGGACGAATGCTGGCGGAAGGCCGGGGAGGATTACCAGGGAATCGTGCCGCCGTTTTTCTATTATTTTGACGTACCCCATAAGACCCTGCCCCACGGCATGAAATGGTTCCAGGAGGAAATCCGGTATCTGATCGATTTCGTGCAAAAGCACTTCGGTCTCTCCATCAGCGACGAGGCCCTGCGAAAAGCCATCGCGCTTTACAACCAGGGCCGGCAGATGCTCCGGGAGCTGGAGGAGATCCGTACCCGGGCCGACGTGCCCATTACCGGGACCGAGGCGTTTGCCGTGACCGTGGCCGGCACGGTCATGCCCCGGGACGTGTACACGGAAAAACTGGGCCGGCTCCTGGAAAGCCTCAAGACCCGACCGCCGGTTTCGGCCGGAAAAAAGCGGCTCATGGTCATCGGCAGCATCAGCGACGACATTGAGATCGTCGAGCTGATCGAAAAAAATCCCAACGCCCTGGTGGTGGCCGAAAACCTCTGCTTCGGCGTGCGCTACGAGGGAAACCTGGTGGCGGAAACCGGCGATCCGGTCATGGCCATGGCCGAGAGCTATCTGGGCGAGTGTACCTGCCCCCGGATGTTCGGCAAGTACCCGGAGCGACTGGAAATCCTCAAGGAAAAAATCGCCGCTGCCGCCATCGACGGCGTCATCATGCAGAACATCCGTTTCTGTGACCTGCACGGATCGGAACACGGTCTGCTGGAGCGGGACCTGGAAAAAGCGGGCATTCCCTGCCTGAAAATCGAACGGGAATACGGCCCGCTGACGGACACCGGCCGCATGCAGATGAGAATTCAGGCCTTTCTGGAGAGAATCTCCAAATAG